The Calothrix sp. PCC 7507 DNA segment AGAAAGAAAAGAATAAAATTTATTTAGAAATTCAACCCGATCAGCTGAATAAAAATTACCTGGCTACGTCAACCCTGGAATCGGGTATTGGTGAACAGGGTATTTACAGCGGTATGCCTTTGCAAGATTTTCTATTCTATTTCAAACGGGTGGAAAATAACTTACAATTTGTTGTCCGCAATGTTAATTTTCGTACCAGAGAAGGCGATCCACAAGTGCGATCGCTGGCCCGTTCATTTAGTGACTCTGTACTTTACACTATTCCCATCAAAAGCATTCACACCGAGCGCAAAACTATCTTAATTGACTTGGGTGATTTGCTACTCACAGACTTGGCGGGCTTATCTTTGAGTTTAGGTATGGGTTCAGGCACAGACCAGTCTTCTTTTGGTAGTGCTAAGGCTTTTCCCCAAAACTTAGAAATTGAGTCAATTTTGAATTTCACTGGTGGTAGTAGCAGTCGTGAGAGTGAGATGCCGAGTTTTGCGACCTTACCTGATGGACGTGGTTTTACTCTGCGTGTCCACTACAGTCTGTCGCAACTTCCCACCAATAGTTATCAACCCCGCTTGGCTGATGAGCGTGTTGGTTATTTTATCACTGCTTACCAAGATTTGACCAAGGACGACAAGGGCGATCCTTTTGTCCGCTATATCAATCGCTGGAATTTAGAAAAACAAGACCCAAAAGCGGCAATATCTCCACCGAAAAAACCGATTGTCTTCTGGATTGATAATGCTGTGCCTTATGAGTACCGCGACTCTATTAAAGAAGGCGTATTGATGTGGAACAAGGCTTTTCTGAAGGTGGGTTTCAAAGATGCGATCGAAGTCCGCCAAATGCCGGATGATGCTAAATGGGACCCAGCAGATATCCGCTACAACACGATTCGCTGGATTAACACGGTAGATGGTTTTTTTGCGATGGGCCCATCTCGTGTCAATCCCTTGACTGGGGAAATTTTGGATGCAGATATTCTAGTGGATGCGAGCTTTGTGCGTGTCCTCAAAAGTGAATACCGCCAAATTGTACAACCCAGCAACATCCAAACCCGCACTTCTTTGTCAGCTTTGATGCAAAATAACGCCCTTTGCAGCAACGGCCAGCCACAGTCAAAGGAAAAGCCGTTGTTAAGCCGTTTAGCGAAATTGGCAGGTGAATATGATGTCTGCTATGGGATGGAAGCTGCTAACCAGTTTGCTTTGGGTTCTCTGGCGGTATCGCTTTTGCAAGACACTACCGCCACTCCGGATCAATTGAAAGAATATATTCATCAACAATTACGTTTAATCATCGCTCATGAAGTTGGACATACCCTTGGTTTACGTCACAATTTCCGTGGTAGCACCTTGCTAGCGCCAAAGGAGATGAACAATAAGGAAATCACCAACAGCAGAGGTTTAACTACGTCGGTGATGGATTATATTCCGCCAAATATTGCGCCTCAAGGCACGAAGCAGGGAGATTATTTTCCTAGTGCGATCGGGCCTTATGATGAATGGGCAATTAAATATGGGTATACATCAACTCAAGCTACAACACCTGTAGCTGAAAAATCTGTTTTGGCAGAAATTGCTGGACAATCTGACAAGCCTGAGTTTAGTTATTCTACAGATGAGGATAGGTATGACCTCGACCCCACTGCTAATGCCTGGGATAATAGTAATGATGTGCTGCTTTATTCACAGTGGCAGTTAGATAATTCACGTCTGATGTGGGATCGTCTCAATAAGCGTTACCCAACAGAGGGCGAGAGTTACAGCGATGTTAGCAATCGATTTAGCACTATCTTAGGTAACTATTTTCAAAATATTTTCTACACTACAAAATACATTGGGGGACAGTCTTTCTACCGAGTCCAGGTTGGTAATGTGTCATCTAGTAAACCTAGTAGCCAACGTCGATTACCATTTGAACCAGTGCCTGTGGAACAGCAACGACAGGCTTTAAAGACGTTACAAAAGTATGTGTTTGCGGAAGATGCGCTGAACTTCTCACCAGAACTGCTGAATAAATTAGCACCTTCTCGTTGGCGACATTGGGGTAGTTATCCTTTGATTGGTCGTTTAGATTATCCGATTCATGATTTGGTATTATTGTTGCAGAGTGCAGTGTTGCGGGATTTGCTTTCCAGCGATCGCCTCACCCGTCTCAAGGATATCGAACTCAAAAGTCAATCAGAAAAAGCACTGAGTATGCCTGAGCTATTTGATACTTTACAGAATGGCATATGGACAGAAGTCGTCAATCCAAAAAGCAAATCGCTGAAAATTTCCAGCCTGCGGCGTGGCTTACAGCGGGAATATCTGGATATCTTGACGGCGATGGTGTTAAGGAAAGAAGCTGTGCCAGAAGATGCGCGGACACTGGCTTGGTATAAAATACGGCAACTACGCGACAAACTAGCGTCAGTTAATTCTACCGATGAATATACTAAAGCGCATTTACTAGAAACACGCGATCGCATTGAGAAAATCTTGAATGCCCCTTTACCAGGGAATTAGTGGGTATCAGCATCAGCTTGGTAGCGGATATTCAAGATCCTATTTATCTGCGTTTATCTGCGTTTATCTGCGTTTAATTTTAGCCCGTACCTGACTAGAGCGAGAAACGCTATATACCAATTCAAATAATGTTTGCAACACATACATTCTGCGTACGGGCACGGCTGCCATAGACTTTCGGGAAAACCGATAGTTTATGGGTGCTGTGCTACTACCCATCTGTCGCCTTCTTTCTTTTTTAAATTGGTATTATCTTCTTTCGCAACCAAAATAATCATAAGGTAGCAAATGATCAAATCTCCTTTTGCTACCTCTATTTTTCTAACTACTCAAAGCTTTGAGAAAGCGTTGCAAACTCTTGAATACACTGGGCTTTTTCCCTGGTACAGCATCTTTTCCTATTTGCGGTTGTCCTTTCAAGAGGATTAAATCTATTTCATCACCTGATGGTCTTTTGGGTAACTCGGCAATTTTTTGATACTCACCGTTAGTCTCAACCCATACTTCCCACAGTCCAGGGTAGCAGCGAAATACGGCAGTTTGATCGTCTACAGGGCGTAAGTAGTAGCAGGTTTCAATAGTATTAATGAAACGCTCGCGAATTTGCCTAGCTGCGTAACCAATGCCCACAATAGCGGCATCTTCTAGACGGGGATTGAGAAGAATTGCGGGGCGATCGCCTATTTCGGCAAATAGCTTTTCTAGCTGGGATATTTCTACGGAACTAGGGGCGATGAATAAGAAAATTTCCTCTTCTGGCTGAATTTTGTCGCTGACAGAAGTTGCTCTACCTGTACCGATATCCGAAATTGTAAATGGTACATCCCAATCGCGACGAGCTAAAGCAGCAGCACCTGTATCGGCGAAGAACACCTTGAGGCGGGATTCATAATCTGCAAGCAGTGGTAGATATTGTTCGGCGACTGGCATAGGTTTGAGTTCTGGAAACAAAAACTCAACTTGTAAGCGAGTATAACCGTCTGCTAGGGCAGCTTGGGTGGCTGTGCGAGATTGGGCGATCGCCTCTTCAAGACTCTTAGGAAGTTCGGACATAGTCTACGTTGTGCTTTAAGATCTATTCCCATTGTTTCAGTATTAGCAGAAATAAGTACCTATTGCCTATACTTCGACTGCGCTCAGTACAAGTTGCCTATTGCCTGCCTACACAAATAAGTTCATCCAAATCTAGTACTACCCTTGGGTAAACTAACTATCACCTTAGTTCCTTGCCCTAC contains these protein-coding regions:
- a CDS encoding zinc-dependent metalloprotease, translating into MNKLTFYVFLLQGLFLGIATASAKAQSVNAVDSNLRTSQKTDMVHVGTAAAQLVFEPAPRHSIAGLKPERVWVLNQNQQVQRQAFNWVVQDAKQAGQQPFLQAEKPPTKPNDKPKPGVKPPKKDDLEAFAEVVKDTEKSEGLFTLYRQKEKNKIYLEIQPDQLNKNYLATSTLESGIGEQGIYSGMPLQDFLFYFKRVENNLQFVVRNVNFRTREGDPQVRSLARSFSDSVLYTIPIKSIHTERKTILIDLGDLLLTDLAGLSLSLGMGSGTDQSSFGSAKAFPQNLEIESILNFTGGSSSRESEMPSFATLPDGRGFTLRVHYSLSQLPTNSYQPRLADERVGYFITAYQDLTKDDKGDPFVRYINRWNLEKQDPKAAISPPKKPIVFWIDNAVPYEYRDSIKEGVLMWNKAFLKVGFKDAIEVRQMPDDAKWDPADIRYNTIRWINTVDGFFAMGPSRVNPLTGEILDADILVDASFVRVLKSEYRQIVQPSNIQTRTSLSALMQNNALCSNGQPQSKEKPLLSRLAKLAGEYDVCYGMEAANQFALGSLAVSLLQDTTATPDQLKEYIHQQLRLIIAHEVGHTLGLRHNFRGSTLLAPKEMNNKEITNSRGLTTSVMDYIPPNIAPQGTKQGDYFPSAIGPYDEWAIKYGYTSTQATTPVAEKSVLAEIAGQSDKPEFSYSTDEDRYDLDPTANAWDNSNDVLLYSQWQLDNSRLMWDRLNKRYPTEGESYSDVSNRFSTILGNYFQNIFYTTKYIGGQSFYRVQVGNVSSSKPSSQRRLPFEPVPVEQQRQALKTLQKYVFAEDALNFSPELLNKLAPSRWRHWGSYPLIGRLDYPIHDLVLLLQSAVLRDLLSSDRLTRLKDIELKSQSEKALSMPELFDTLQNGIWTEVVNPKSKSLKISSLRRGLQREYLDILTAMVLRKEAVPEDARTLAWYKIRQLRDKLASVNSTDEYTKAHLLETRDRIEKILNAPLPGN
- a CDS encoding DUF1995 family protein; translation: MSELPKSLEEAIAQSRTATQAALADGYTRLQVEFLFPELKPMPVAEQYLPLLADYESRLKVFFADTGAAALARRDWDVPFTISDIGTGRATSVSDKIQPEEEIFLFIAPSSVEISQLEKLFAEIGDRPAILLNPRLEDAAIVGIGYAARQIRERFINTIETCYYLRPVDDQTAVFRCYPGLWEVWVETNGEYQKIAELPKRPSGDEIDLILLKGQPQIGKDAVPGKKPSVFKSLQRFLKALSS